In Solenopsis invicta isolate M01_SB chromosome 1, UNIL_Sinv_3.0, whole genome shotgun sequence, one genomic interval encodes:
- the LOC120356954 gene encoding secreted RxLR effector protein 161-like — MFLAIVTRPDIAFVVSHLSKFLNKHNQSHWQAVKRVFAYLIDSANVGIKYRRNKSKNELVGYTDADYASDLETLRSTTGYVFCMTNRPVTWSCQRQKLVTLSTTESEYVAAATAAKELIWSGTHRKLLSGIRCEKATVLHVDNQSKIKLVQNTEFHKRTKHIDIQYHYLREKCDSNEIHIEYVSPKLQKADILTKALSRNRFKELCESLSLVTKKTTY; from the coding sequence ATGTTTTTGGCAATAGTAACACGTCCGGACATAGCCTTTGTAGTAAGTCATTTAAGTAAGTTTCTGAACAAGCATAATCAAAGTCATTGGCAAGCGGTCAAGAGAGTATTTGCATATCTAATTGATAGCGCAAATGTCGGGATCAAATACAGACGTAACAAAAGCAAAAACGAACTTGTTGGTTACACTGACGCGGATTATGCGAGCGATCTAGAAACTCTGCGGTCGACAACGGGTTATGTATTTTGTATGACAAACAGACCTGTGACGTGGTCGTGTCAACGACAAAAATTAGTGACATTAAGTACCACTGAGTCTGAATATGTGGCAGCAGCAACAGCGGCAAAAGAACTCATCTGGTCTGGAACTCACAGAAAATTATTAAGCGGAATTCGATGTGAGAAAGCAACCGTGCTACATGTTGACAATCAAAGTAAAATTAAGTTAGTTCAAAATACCGAATTTCACAAAAGAACAAAACACATCGATATCCAATATCACTACTTGCGTGAGAAATGTGACAGCAACGAAATTCATATCGAATATGTCTCACCAAAATTACAGAAGGCAGATATATTGACCAAGGCTTTATCTCGAAACAGGTTTAAGGAACTGTGCGAAAGCCTGAGTTTAGTAACTAAAAAGACTACATACTAA
- the LOC120356968 gene encoding protein GVQW3-like: MLQNAFGDKVMSKKNVYKWYKDFHEGRERVEDEERSGRPSTATDEAYVQKIKDLVLENRRLTIRDISDEIGISKGSVNSILKDVLALKRVKSRLVPKSLNFLEKRRRVEVCEAMLSDYIDKTKRIITGDETWIYAYDPETTDQSSEYRAKEETGIVAKQHLVFAPR; this comes from the exons ATGCTGCAGAATGCCTTTGGCGATAAGGTtatgtcgaaaaaaaatgtatacaagtgGTACAAAGACTTCCATGAAGGTCGAGAACGTGTTGAAGACGAGGAGCGTTCTGGGCGACCATCAACCGCAACCGACGAAGCTTAcgtccaaaaaattaaagatttggtGTTGGAAAACCGTCGTTTAACCATTAGAGACATTTCTGATGAGATTGGCATATCAAAAGGCTCGGTCAATTCCATTTTGAAGGATGTGTTGGCTCTCAAACGCGTCAAATCTCGACTGGTACCAAAATCATTGAACTTTTTGGAAAAAAGGCGCCGCGTTGAAGTGTGTGAAGCAATGCTTTCCGACTACAttgacaagacaaaacgcatTATCACTGGAGATGAGACTTGGATCTACGCTTACGATCCCGAAACAACCGACCAATCGAGTGAATATCGTGCCAAAG AAGAGACCGGAATTGTGGCGAAACAACACTTggtttttgcaccacgataa